The stretch of DNA CCCGGACGGGCTCGGGTCGGCCTCGGTCTCGTCCATTTCGACCCCGTCCGCGGTCGACTCGTCGGCGTCGCCCGGCTCGAACGACTCCCCGCAGTGGGGACAGGTGAGGTCGTCGTGGCGCAGCGCCGCACTCTGGATGCGGACCTCGCGCATCGTGCTCGAAATCCGCTCTTCGGCCGCCAGCTCGTCCTCGACAGCGAGATCGACGCCCTCCACTTCGAGGAGGAACTTCGCCACCTCGGTCGCCTCGTACATCACGTCGTCGAGCCCCTCGGCGGTGAAGAAATCGCTCATCGCGCCGTAGAGGAAGGTCGCACCGGCCATCCGGACCTTCTCCTCGAAGGCGGCCCGGGCCTGGTTCACCGCCTGGGGCGTGTAGGTGTCGGTCATGAACGGGACGAGCTCGGGGAGATGCTCGCCGATCTTGGTCATCTCGACGCCGGTCTCGGTGCGGAAGTCGGCACACAGCCGCGCGATCGCCCACTCGCGCGCGGTGATGTACGTCCGGTCGCGCAGGAACTCGTTGGCGCGATCGTAGCGCGCGCCGTCCATCTTCGCGAACCGCTCGTACTTCCGAACATCCGCCGGGATCGACGGCTCCGCCGACCGGGAGGGGTCGTCGCCGGCGGTCGCCGCGTCGGTGGCCGGTTCGTCGGTCGCTGTGTCGGCAGTCGATTCGCCGGCCGCTGTGTCGGTGGTCGGTTCGTCGGTCGTCAGTTCGTCGGTGGTCGATTCGTCCGTGACCGATTCGTCGGTGGTCGCACCGCGAGACTCGCCGTCGGGCGATCCGTCGGCAGGCTCGTCGTCGGAGGGATCGCCGTTCGCCGGATCGTCGTTCGAGGAGTGCTCGTCGATCCGCTCGGCGGACCGGTCGTCGGCTCCGTCGACGTCGGGGGGATCGTCCGCGCGCTCGCCGTCGTCGCGCGAGCGATCGGGAGAAGCGGAGTCGTCGGTCATCGCCGGGAGTGCGGCCGGGGCGCGAAAAAGCGTGTCGGCGGCGGCGCGCGCTGCGGAGGCGGGCGCAACGGTTTTGCCCCGAGGCCGCCACGCGCGGGTATGAACGTCCTGGTGGGGATCGACGGGAGCGAGCACGCGTTCGCGGCGTTCGAGCGCATCCTCGCGCGGATCGGAGAGACCGGCGACGAACTCACCGCGGCGGTCGTCGCTGGCGAGACCGATCATCCAGAAAGGGTCGAGCGCCGCGTGCGCGAGACGCTCGACGGTGCGGGGATCGAGGCCCCGATCCGCCGGATCGAGGGCCACGCCGGCGGGGGGTTGGTCGACCTCGCGGACGACGAGGGGTTCGATCGGCTCGTCGTCGGCGGCGGCGAGCGCACGCCGACGGGGAAAATTCGGTTGGGGCCCACCGCGGAGTTCGTCGTCCTGAACGCGGAGACCTCGGTCACGCTCGCGCGATGAGCCGGCCGTACCCCGACGAGCCCGTCGGCCCGTTCGAGCGCCCACCCGTGAGCTTCACCGACGCTCACGGCCGCGAGATCGAGATCTCGGTGTGTGACGAGGGCGAGTTCGCGGCGCTTGCCGAGATGTACGTCGCGTTCGATCCCGCCGACCGCGCTCAGGGCATCCCGCCGGCGAGCGAGGAGGCGATCGGCGAGTGGCTCGACGTCGTTCTCGGGTCGGGCCACGACGTGGTCGCGTACCACGGCGACGCGTGCGTGGGACACGCGACGCTCGTGGCCGACGGCGAAGGCACGTTCGAACTCGCCATCTTCGTGCTCGACACCCACCAGGCGGCCGGCATCGGCTCGCGACTGCTCTCGGCGCTCCTCGGTCACGCCGGCCGCGAGGGGGTCGAGCGGGTCTGGCTTACCGTCGAGCGGTGGAACCACGCCGCGATCGCGCTCTACCGGAAGGTGGGGTTCGAGACCGCAGACACCGAGAGCTTCGAGACCGAAATGGCGATCCGGCTGTAGACGCACACCGATAGTATGGTATGTGGGCACATTCCGAGGATTCAATAGCCGTCGGTCAACAGTTTCGTCATGGGGCCGTACCAGCAGTGTCCGTTCTGCGAGACGGTCGTCGAACTCGACTCCGACGACAAGGCCGCGCTTCGCAGACACATCCGGGTCGCCCATCCCGACGAGGACGAACGAACGACGGTACATCACGCGGCGTGAGCCGCGGGGGAGGAGCTCGACTTCGACCGGCATCGCTCATCGGCACACGACGGGGAACGCTGTCCTCGTCACAGGCCGAAACGTCGGTTCGAGCCGCCCACCGAGCGTTGAGCCGCTGCTGCGTCACGCCGTTCGTGGGTTCGATCGTCGCGTCGAGGGGGCGTTCGGCGCGGTGAGACGAGCGGTCACCGCGGACGTCCAACAGTCGTTCAGACGGAGAGGACGGGTTCGGTGGCGTACTGGAGGACGTACTCCGCCGCGCGGCCGAGGAGATCGTTCGCCTCGCCACCTGGCTCGCGCGCGATCACGACGAAGTCCACCTCGGCGTCCGCGGCGGCGTCGAGCACCACGCTCCCCGGGTGGCGGGACTTCATCGTCGGCGAGAACCCGTACGCAGAAGAGTGGGTCAGATCGACGCGGTCGGCCGCGACGTCGCGGGCGGCGTCCATGAACCCCTCGCTCGTGGCGGCGATCGCGGCGTCGTCGGGGTCGTCGGCCGTCGTGCCGCGGACGGTCTCGGGGTCGAGCACGTACAGCGCGTGAACGCGGGCTTGGTAGCGCTCGGCGACCGCGACCGCGTACTCGACGGCGTGCATCGACTCGTCGCTGCCGTCGACCGGGACGAGCACGGTCGTCACGTCGAACGGATCGGTGTCGTGCGGCGCGTCGGCGACCGAGCCATCCGAACCGCGCTCGCGGTCGGCTGCGGCGTCCATACGCGGACGTCGCGGGCCCGGCCCAAAAACGCTCCCCTCGGGTCGGCGGTCGGCTTCGAGACCGACGACGGGACGACGCGCTCGCCGAACGCCCGGACCGATGTCGACGGCGACGGAAGTACCGGGGGATTTACCATGACACACGACGGGTGGTGTGGCATGGAGTGCGCGCTCGCCGTCGTCGAGGGAACCGAGGAGACGAAACGGCTCGTTCGGGAGGCCGGCGAACTGGCTGCGGGCGTCGGGGCCGAGCTGGTGCTGTTGCACGTCACCACCGAGGAGGAGTTCAGCGATCGCGCGAACACGCTCGCGAGCATCCCGAACTACGACGCGGAGTACAGCGTGGACCAGGCGCGCGAGGGCGCGCGCCAGTTCGCCGACGACATCGGCCGCGAGGTCTTCGAGGGGCTCGACGTCGAGTACGAGG from Halococcus agarilyticus encodes:
- a CDS encoding universal stress protein; translation: MNVLVGIDGSEHAFAAFERILARIGETGDELTAAVVAGETDHPERVERRVRETLDGAGIEAPIRRIEGHAGGGLVDLADDEGFDRLVVGGGERTPTGKIRLGPTAEFVVLNAETSVTLAR
- a CDS encoding DUF5806 family protein, with translation MTDDSASPDRSRDDGERADDPPDVDGADDRSAERIDEHSSNDDPANGDPSDDEPADGSPDGESRGATTDESVTDESTTDELTTDEPTTDTAAGESTADTATDEPATDAATAGDDPSRSAEPSIPADVRKYERFAKMDGARYDRANEFLRDRTYITAREWAIARLCADFRTETGVEMTKIGEHLPELVPFMTDTYTPQAVNQARAAFEEKVRMAGATFLYGAMSDFFTAEGLDDVMYEATEVAKFLLEVEGVDLAVEDELAAEERISSTMREVRIQSAALRHDDLTCPHCGESFEPGDADESTADGVEMDETEADPSPSG
- a CDS encoding GNAT family N-acetyltransferase yields the protein MSRPYPDEPVGPFERPPVSFTDAHGREIEISVCDEGEFAALAEMYVAFDPADRAQGIPPASEEAIGEWLDVVLGSGHDVVAYHGDACVGHATLVADGEGTFELAIFVLDTHQAAGIGSRLLSALLGHAGREGVERVWLTVERWNHAAIALYRKVGFETADTESFETEMAIRL
- a CDS encoding universal stress protein, which encodes MDAAADRERGSDGSVADAPHDTDPFDVTTVLVPVDGSDESMHAVEYAVAVAERYQARVHALYVLDPETVRGTTADDPDDAAIAATSEGFMDAARDVAADRVDLTHSSAYGFSPTMKSRHPGSVVLDAAADAEVDFVVIAREPGGEANDLLGRAAEYVLQYATEPVLSV
- a CDS encoding universal stress protein codes for the protein MECALAVVEGTEETKRLVREAGELAAGVGAELVLLHVTTEEEFSDRANTLASIPNYDAEYSVDQAREGARQFADDIGREVFEGLDVEYEALGALGDKRETILDIAEERGCDHLFISGRKRSPTGKALFGDLTQSVILEFDGAVTVTTV